A genomic window from Methanovulcanius yangii includes:
- a CDS encoding DUF5814 domain-containing protein: protein MIAAKARFRAAKKLQSMVGYRIPEKVFSGPFLEVMVSNIDYDNLDRGLREQLMNIFKDFLDCRCRDSPMCGCPERKFTRTILELRMEGLDHRGISQVLLDEYGIELYPMDIMSFLEESVHVLEAVCDVAEIEGSEEIVEKTKDALRGLEG, encoded by the coding sequence GTGATTGCCGCAAAGGCCCGGTTCCGGGCTGCCAAGAAACTTCAGAGCATGGTGGGGTACCGCATCCCCGAGAAGGTCTTTTCCGGGCCGTTTCTCGAGGTGATGGTCTCGAACATCGATTACGACAACCTCGACCGCGGCCTGCGCGAGCAGCTGATGAACATCTTCAAGGACTTTCTCGACTGCCGGTGCCGCGACTCGCCGATGTGCGGCTGCCCGGAGCGAAAGTTCACCCGCACCATCCTGGAACTGCGGATGGAGGGCCTCGACCACCGGGGCATCTCCCAAGTCCTCCTTGACGAGTACGGCATCGAGCTCTACCCGATGGATATCATGAGCTTTCTCGAGGAGAGCGTGCACGTTCTCGAGGCGGTGTGCGACGTGGCCGAGATCGAAGGAAGCGAGGAGATCGTTGAGAAGACGAAGGATGCGTTGAGGGGGCTGGAGGGGTGA
- a CDS encoding DUF2150 family protein, translating into MARKKKETAEPQSVLYYFYTQERWDNWLKTLEEMSFEEDPESEDMPEGLHSLNNFTEDINVSVLKIVKLFQNGSYSAPTATEKLNEVEAIIMGPIPDSEIADIIAGVQMRFLVLFAACKKLFEGSASGEIKDLVKDGRALGDEKAEESLEVAATIGALVLDGGSCCGKYLRGDFEEPCLFDDWLIEVDEMGTAMKTLKNFEEQFGEGI; encoded by the coding sequence ATGGCGCGGAAGAAGAAGGAAACAGCGGAACCGCAGTCGGTCCTGTACTATTTTTACACGCAGGAACGCTGGGACAACTGGTTGAAGACGCTCGAAGAGATGAGTTTTGAAGAGGACCCGGAATCGGAGGATATGCCGGAAGGCCTGCATTCGCTCAATAATTTTACCGAGGATATCAATGTCTCCGTCCTGAAGATCGTCAAGCTCTTCCAGAACGGGAGTTATTCGGCACCGACTGCCACGGAAAAGCTCAATGAGGTCGAGGCAATCATCATGGGGCCGATTCCCGATTCCGAGATCGCCGATATCATCGCGGGTGTCCAGATGCGCTTCCTCGTCCTTTTTGCCGCCTGCAAGAAGCTTTTTGAGGGGAGTGCCTCCGGTGAGATAAAGGACCTCGTCAAGGACGGACGGGCCCTCGGGGACGAGAAGGCCGAGGAGTCACTGGAGGTCGCGGCGACGATCGGCGCCCTCGTCCTCGATGGCGGCTCGTGCTGCGGGAAGTATCTCCGCGGCGACTTCGAGGAGCCATGCCTCTTCGACGACTGGCTCATCGAGGTGGATGAGATGGGCACAGCAATGAAGACCCTGAAGAACTTCGAGGAGCAGTTCGGGGAAGGGATCTGA
- the larE gene encoding ATP-dependent sacrificial sulfur transferase LarE, which yields MGAEECLRTIFLAHEPFLIALSGGTDSLTLAAVAKAAGARFAAVMVDTGLTPAGEPDRAADFADREGIPLRFLRCDMLGIPEVLENAPLRCLACKREMMRIITSFAKAEGFCAVMDGTNADDRPDERPGMQALTEYGIVSPFTACGIGKEDIRRLARTYHVPTVPSSSCLATRFPCNTHLTSAEIDRIRRAEALLRPHVEGRLRVRNENGHAVVEAAASEHQKIREHAGALRKLGFPDVTIIAPDQAPASEP from the coding sequence ATGGGCGCAGAGGAATGCCTCCGGACGATCTTTCTCGCACACGAACCGTTCCTCATCGCACTCTCGGGAGGAACCGACAGTCTGACGCTTGCGGCTGTTGCAAAGGCTGCTGGCGCCCGTTTTGCCGCGGTGATGGTCGACACGGGCCTTACCCCCGCAGGCGAACCGGACCGGGCAGCAGACTTCGCCGACCGCGAGGGAATCCCTCTCCGGTTTCTCCGGTGCGACATGCTGGGAATTCCGGAGGTCTTGGAAAATGCACCCCTTCGCTGCCTCGCCTGTAAACGTGAGATGATGAGGATCATCACCTCCTTTGCAAAAGCAGAAGGATTCTGTGCCGTGATGGACGGGACCAACGCGGATGACCGCCCGGACGAGCGCCCCGGCATGCAGGCGCTCACCGAGTACGGGATTGTGAGCCCCTTTACCGCCTGCGGCATCGGCAAGGAGGATATCCGGCGGCTGGCCCGGACGTATCACGTCCCCACCGTCCCGTCCTCCTCCTGCCTTGCGACGCGCTTTCCCTGCAACACCCATCTCACCAGCGCCGAAATCGACCGCATCCGGCGGGCGGAGGCGCTCCTGCGCCCCCACGTAGAAGGGCGGCTCCGGGTCAGGAACGAGAACGGCCATGCAGTCGTGGAGGCAGCGGCATCCGAACACCAGAAAATCCGGGAGCACGCGGGCGCCCTCCGGAAGCTTGGCTTTCCGGATGTCACCATAATCGCACCGGACCAGGCACCCGCCAGCGAACCATAA
- the thiI gene encoding tRNA uracil 4-sulfurtransferase ThiI, with protein MEERHVVMIKFGELFLKSEPVMRHYIGILTGNLTKALDAAAIDHTIEVYRGRILVEGPDIEGISRTAARLFGVVGVARCIRTEPDREQIETAAAKLAARTMKEGMSFAVRARRSGMKGFTSQELGASTGARIFDAVPGITVDLTNPDYEVHVEAREFGGLVYDAILPAPGGLPLGTQGHVLSLLSAGIDSPVATWLMMRRGCIPTLIHMDGGKYAGEQVKPGALRHLETLSTWCPGRTLRLISVPMEAFFDAMVASGATRTRCLLCKRFMVRVAAEIARRQQHLAIVMGDNIGQVASQTLANMSVIEAVAPQELPILRPLITYDKDEIVTLARSIGTFRESAGDLECRVVPKHPAIAAQPATVLEDEAPLDIASLVETAIEHVTIHAARNGSLIERDE; from the coding sequence ATGGAAGAACGACACGTAGTCATGATCAAATTCGGGGAACTCTTTCTCAAGAGCGAACCCGTCATGCGCCACTATATCGGCATACTCACGGGAAACCTCACCAAGGCACTGGACGCAGCAGCAATCGACCACACCATCGAGGTGTACCGCGGACGCATTCTGGTCGAAGGCCCGGACATAGAGGGCATATCACGGACCGCCGCCCGTCTCTTCGGGGTGGTGGGCGTCGCCCGCTGCATCCGGACCGAACCGGATCGCGAGCAGATCGAGACCGCAGCAGCAAAGCTTGCGGCACGAACGATGAAGGAGGGGATGTCCTTTGCCGTCAGGGCCCGGCGTTCGGGCATGAAGGGTTTTACCAGCCAGGAACTCGGGGCCTCCACGGGGGCAAGGATATTCGATGCCGTCCCCGGCATCACCGTCGACCTGACCAACCCCGACTATGAAGTCCACGTCGAGGCGAGGGAGTTCGGCGGTCTCGTCTATGATGCAATCCTCCCGGCACCCGGGGGCCTCCCGCTCGGGACACAGGGCCATGTCCTCTCCCTCCTCTCCGCCGGTATCGACTCCCCGGTCGCGACCTGGCTGATGATGCGCCGGGGATGCATCCCCACCCTGATTCACATGGACGGAGGAAAATATGCCGGCGAGCAGGTCAAACCCGGCGCACTGCGCCACCTCGAAACCCTCTCCACCTGGTGCCCGGGACGCACGCTGCGCCTCATCTCCGTGCCGATGGAGGCATTCTTCGATGCCATGGTGGCATCAGGCGCTACCCGGACAAGGTGCCTCCTCTGCAAGCGCTTCATGGTACGGGTGGCCGCGGAAATTGCCCGGCGCCAGCAGCACCTCGCCATCGTGATGGGGGATAACATCGGGCAGGTCGCAAGCCAGACGCTTGCCAACATGAGCGTGATCGAGGCGGTCGCACCACAGGAACTTCCGATCCTCCGGCCCCTCATCACCTACGACAAGGATGAGATCGTCACCCTCGCACGTTCCATCGGCACCTTCCGCGAGAGCGCCGGCGATTTGGAATGTCGGGTCGTCCCCAAACATCCGGCAATCGCGGCTCAACCGGCAACCGTCCTCGAAGACGAAGCGCCGCTCGACATTGCATCGCTCGTGGAGACCGCCATCGAACATGTCACCATCCATGCAGCCCGCAACGGCAGCCTCATTGAACGCGACGAGTAA
- the pscS gene encoding O-phospho-L-seryl-tRNA:Cys-tRNA synthase has protein sequence MKCAGDIDTREVEELYVNIDPIQAGGRLTPEAHKAVIAFADGYSVCDNCLKPFRLDYINKPPIAQFHRDVAEWLNMDQVRVVPGARRGFQAVASTMVKKGDPVLLTALSHYTEFVSLEQSGGDIHEIPKDANNRITAENAAIRLDEVTKKYGRAPALLFVEHVDYQYGNIHEVKEIAKVAHQYDVPVLMNGAYSVGIMPVDGKAFGVDFVVGSGHKSMAAPAPSGVLAANGEYAERVFRTTQVKGDVTGRTFGIKEVEMMGCTLMGAPVVGMMASFPAVKARVEQWDHEVANSNRVVDALLSIEGTTVESEYPRRHTLTRINTLGSYDKVAATHKKKGFFLSGSLKKKGVIGVIPGSTRVWKFNTYGLNDMQIEHVARSFVEVAEENGLSVS, from the coding sequence ATGAAATGTGCAGGGGATATCGATACCCGTGAGGTCGAGGAGCTCTATGTCAATATCGATCCCATCCAGGCAGGCGGACGCCTGACGCCGGAGGCACATAAGGCCGTCATCGCCTTTGCCGACGGGTATTCGGTCTGTGACAACTGCCTCAAGCCGTTCCGGCTGGACTATATCAATAAACCGCCGATTGCGCAGTTCCACCGGGATGTTGCCGAATGGCTCAATATGGATCAGGTTCGGGTGGTTCCCGGCGCACGGCGGGGGTTTCAGGCGGTTGCAAGCACGATGGTGAAGAAGGGCGATCCCGTCCTCCTGACGGCGCTCTCCCATTATACCGAGTTCGTCTCCCTCGAACAGTCGGGAGGGGACATCCACGAGATTCCCAAGGATGCAAACAACCGTATCACGGCGGAGAACGCCGCCATACGGCTCGATGAGGTGACGAAAAAGTACGGCCGCGCGCCCGCCCTCCTTTTCGTCGAGCACGTGGACTACCAGTACGGCAATATCCACGAAGTGAAGGAAATTGCAAAGGTGGCACACCAGTACGACGTCCCGGTGCTCATGAACGGGGCATATTCGGTCGGCATCATGCCGGTGGACGGGAAGGCGTTCGGTGTTGACTTCGTTGTGGGGTCCGGCCACAAGAGCATGGCGGCGCCCGCCCCGTCGGGAGTCCTTGCCGCAAATGGCGAGTATGCCGAGCGGGTCTTCCGGACGACCCAGGTGAAGGGAGATGTGACGGGCAGAACCTTCGGCATCAAGGAAGTGGAGATGATGGGGTGCACCCTGATGGGGGCCCCTGTCGTGGGCATGATGGCCTCCTTCCCTGCAGTGAAGGCCCGCGTCGAACAGTGGGACCACGAAGTGGCAAACAGTAACAGGGTGGTGGATGCCCTCCTCTCCATCGAGGGGACGACAGTGGAGAGCGAATACCCGCGGCGGCACACCCTGACCCGCATCAACACGCTGGGCTCCTATGACAAGGTGGCGGCGACGCACAAGAAGAAGGGATTCTTCCTTTCGGGCTCGCTGAAAAAGAAGGGGGTCATCGGGGTGATCCCCGGGTCGACGCGGGTCTGGAAGTTCAACACCTACGGACTGAACGACATGCAGATAGAGCATGTCGCCCGCTCCTTCGTCGAGGTCGCCGAAGAGAACGGGCTGTCCGTCTCCTGA
- a CDS encoding hydantoinase/oxoprolinase family protein: MIGIDVGGANLKVVTEGGVDIHYCPLWQESPIADILAAYSGESAAVVMSGELADGFANKTEGIGFIVDAVRTALPDAVFYGTDGTFHAGADRSLAAANWLASADWLRGRFSDAILVDMGSTTTDIIPLEPFDALKGLTDVDRLQRGMLVYTGILRAPVASLLRSVCLAGTQTLVSNELFAVSADVHLVLGHIGSGEYTVPTPDGAAVDIPAALQRLSRVVCSDLDEIGEVGAREIAGAFWEEQLSLIRSQVERHDARREKELVFAGVGARVIGGALGGVVLSDLIGEMSDALPACAVREVALRTEGH, from the coding sequence GTGATCGGCATCGATGTCGGCGGAGCAAATCTCAAGGTGGTGACTGAGGGCGGTGTGGATATCCATTATTGTCCCCTCTGGCAGGAATCCCCGATTGCCGATATCCTCGCGGCATACAGCGGCGAGTCTGCGGCTGTGGTGATGAGCGGCGAGCTTGCCGACGGATTTGCAAACAAGACCGAGGGTATCGGGTTCATCGTCGATGCGGTCCGGACGGCCCTTCCTGATGCGGTGTTCTACGGGACGGACGGCACCTTTCACGCCGGGGCGGACCGGAGCCTTGCGGCGGCAAACTGGCTTGCGTCCGCGGACTGGCTCAGGGGGCGGTTTTCCGATGCCATCCTTGTTGATATGGGGAGCACCACGACCGATATCATTCCCCTCGAGCCTTTTGATGCACTGAAGGGCCTCACCGACGTCGACCGTCTCCAGAGGGGGATGCTCGTGTATACGGGCATTCTCCGCGCTCCCGTGGCATCGCTCCTGCGCTCGGTCTGTCTTGCGGGAACGCAGACACTGGTCAGCAACGAACTCTTTGCGGTCAGTGCGGATGTTCACCTGGTCCTGGGGCATATCGGTTCCGGTGAGTATACGGTCCCGACGCCCGACGGCGCGGCCGTGGACATCCCTGCTGCACTTCAGCGCCTCTCGAGGGTGGTCTGTTCCGACCTGGACGAGATAGGAGAAGTTGGGGCCCGGGAAATTGCCGGGGCATTCTGGGAGGAACAACTCTCGCTCATACGCTCACAGGTGGAGCGGCATGACGCTCGGCGGGAGAAGGAGCTGGTATTTGCGGGTGTTGGCGCACGGGTCATTGGTGGCGCCCTTGGTGGGGTGGTGCTTTCCGACCTTATTGGTGAGATGTCGGATGCCCTGCCGGCATGTGCCGTGCGGGAGGTGGCGCTACGGACCGAAGGGCACTGA
- a CDS encoding ATP-grasp domain-containing protein: protein MKVLLAEYSVFHDPVLAPEGEAMLRVIGDSFTRCGYDVVSPEKGDFADELRRLAPECDFGLVIAPDALLGRYTKIIEDLTHNIGCGSLNCALCANKIQAGRILAGHGIAVPEEVESGRRVIKEVSGAGTVNMRLRDEEPGAGEFGQEFIEGEHLSVSLVGSRFVGEACLYYSGAEPLVLSLNAQHIALDGDMFSFSGGTTNVDHPRRDEIVGTAVKAATVLGCQGYAGVDVVVTDEVYVVDVNPRPTSSLVGIDAIMDEEIGDILIDASKGILPGEVHLTGTARYDKSGQVVIR, encoded by the coding sequence ATGAAGGTATTACTGGCCGAATATTCCGTCTTTCACGACCCGGTCCTGGCCCCCGAAGGGGAGGCGATGCTCAGGGTCATTGGCGACAGTTTTACCCGGTGCGGGTATGATGTAGTGTCTCCCGAAAAGGGCGACTTTGCAGATGAGCTCCGGCGGCTTGCCCCGGAATGCGATTTCGGGCTGGTGATCGCGCCGGACGCCCTCCTCGGGCGATATACAAAGATCATCGAGGATCTGACGCACAACATCGGGTGCGGCTCTCTGAATTGTGCGCTCTGTGCCAACAAAATTCAGGCAGGCCGCATTCTCGCCGGTCATGGGATTGCGGTGCCTGAAGAAGTGGAGTCGGGCAGGCGCGTCATAAAGGAGGTGTCGGGGGCAGGAACGGTCAATATGCGCCTTCGGGATGAGGAGCCGGGCGCTGGTGAATTCGGCCAGGAATTTATCGAGGGAGAGCATCTCAGTGTCAGCCTTGTCGGGAGCAGGTTTGTGGGGGAGGCCTGCCTCTACTACAGCGGGGCGGAACCGCTGGTTCTCTCTCTCAATGCGCAGCACATCGCTCTTGACGGGGATATGTTCTCGTTTTCCGGCGGAACAACGAATGTCGATCACCCGCGCAGAGACGAGATAGTGGGGACGGCAGTGAAGGCGGCCACCGTCCTTGGGTGTCAGGGGTATGCCGGGGTTGATGTGGTGGTGACAGATGAGGTGTATGTGGTCGATGTCAATCCCCGTCCGACATCGAGTCTGGTGGGCATCGACGCCATCATGGACGAGGAGATTGGTGACATCCTCATTGATGCATCGAAGGGGATTCTCCCCGGTGAGGTGCACCTGACAGGCACGGCACGATACGACAAGTCCGGGCAGGTGGTGATCCGGTGA
- the surE gene encoding 5'/3'-nucleotidase SurE, with protein MKPVILLTNDDGVTSEGLWAAYDALADIAEIHVFAPSTQQSAVGRSISIFDPIRAHRVVLHGRDAHAVDGKPTDCVILAMYAFGIKPDLVVSGINIGENLSFESIMTSGTIGAALEAANHGPPAVAFSIQVSDQGEKFDNPQYSSANFEHAKTAVRDIVLRLLETGFPPNTDVVNVNMPPGPYAGYAVTTLAHKLFHTGVETRVDPRGRPYYWINGPLVDEAPEGTDVYAVHHGMVSITPITLDSTAHGDMGAMETLFPKTDDQDI; from the coding sequence ATGAAACCGGTTATTCTCCTGACAAACGACGATGGGGTGACATCGGAAGGCCTCTGGGCGGCGTATGACGCACTTGCGGATATCGCCGAGATCCATGTCTTCGCACCCTCTACCCAGCAAAGCGCCGTGGGCCGCTCCATTTCCATATTCGACCCCATCCGGGCGCACAGGGTGGTTCTTCACGGCCGGGATGCCCATGCCGTCGACGGCAAACCGACCGACTGTGTCATCCTTGCAATGTATGCCTTCGGCATCAAACCGGACCTGGTGGTGTCCGGCATCAACATCGGGGAGAACCTCTCCTTCGAGTCCATCATGACCTCGGGGACCATCGGTGCGGCACTGGAAGCGGCGAATCACGGACCGCCTGCCGTCGCCTTCTCCATCCAGGTCTCGGACCAGGGAGAAAAGTTCGACAACCCGCAGTACTCGTCGGCGAACTTCGAGCATGCGAAGACAGCAGTGCGCGACATCGTCCTCCGACTGCTGGAGACCGGATTTCCGCCGAATACCGATGTCGTCAACGTCAACATGCCTCCGGGCCCCTATGCAGGCTATGCCGTCACCACGCTTGCCCACAAGCTCTTTCACACCGGTGTCGAGACACGCGTCGATCCCCGGGGGCGCCCGTACTACTGGATCAACGGACCTCTGGTCGACGAGGCACCCGAAGGGACCGATGTGTATGCAGTCCATCACGGCATGGTCTCCATCACCCCGATCACCCTCGACTCCACCGCCCACGGCGACATGGGTGCAATGGAGACACTCTTTCCAAAAACAGATGACCAGGATATCTGA
- a CDS encoding HEAT repeat domain-containing protein codes for MDRLNEINSIISSCLETDPKARGAAIREFAQLYSDETGMEMALQLKNNGKEQRARAMEALAAASPASLPLLISLMEDGDWIVRYRAAEALGLSGDAGAVETLRSHLTDTKDHVRYMAVKSLGLLHGEVAAEEIAERLCTDENPYVRRMAVRTLARMAAADYADLFRCVRQTEGDATVIAALDEALEGMGENV; via the coding sequence ATGGACCGTCTAAATGAGATAAACAGCATCATCTCCTCCTGCCTGGAAACCGATCCGAAAGCCAGAGGTGCCGCTATTCGGGAATTTGCCCAGCTGTATTCGGATGAGACGGGAATGGAAATGGCGCTGCAGCTGAAAAACAACGGTAAGGAACAGCGTGCCCGTGCCATGGAGGCCCTTGCCGCTGCGTCACCTGCAAGCCTTCCCCTTCTCATCTCGCTGATGGAGGATGGGGACTGGATTGTACGGTACCGGGCCGCCGAAGCACTCGGTCTTTCGGGCGATGCGGGTGCAGTGGAAACGCTCCGTTCGCACCTGACGGATACAAAGGACCATGTACGGTATATGGCGGTGAAATCCCTCGGACTGCTGCATGGCGAAGTCGCGGCAGAGGAGATCGCAGAACGTCTCTGTACGGATGAAAATCCGTATGTCCGGCGCATGGCGGTGCGCACCCTTGCCCGGATGGCTGCCGCGGACTATGCAGATCTCTTCCGGTGTGTCCGGCAAACGGAAGGGGATGCAACGGTCATTGCCGCTCTTGATGAGGCTCTTGAGGGAATGGGGGAGAATGTCTGA
- a CDS encoding 2-isopropylmalate synthase yields MGDKCTETRAVTIFDTTLRDGEQTPGVSFTLDQKIAIAHQLADIGVHVIEAGFPASSVDEKATVRTIASENTGAKICGLARSIRSDVDTAIDCGVDMVHVFIPTSEVQRRHTIKKSHEEVLAITADIVGYTRDYIGEVMFSAMDATRTPSEDLIEVYRTAVDAGATIINVPDTVGIATPTSMHELVRFIRNNVDCPIDIHCHNDFGMAVANTVTAAEAGASQVQVTVNGIGERAGNADLAQTVMSLTSIFGMETGIVTERLVETSRMVSRFSGIGIAPTQPVVGDNAFSHESGIHSQGVLSEASTFEPGIMTPEMVGHRRRLKLGKHVGRHAVGQMLSEAHITTSPEQLDDIVLRIKEISGKGRKVTENDLYEIAETVIGQSSIEKNILLDDIAILTGNHVLATATVKATVDGAERICCRTGNGPVDAAMNALLGIVPRGMQLKEYSVSAISGGSDAIGHVTIAVEDEKGRIYDASASSDNIVLASVDAMINALNLVYRAR; encoded by the coding sequence TTGGGCGACAAATGTACTGAAACGAGAGCTGTTACTATTTTCGACACCACCCTCAGGGATGGTGAACAGACACCGGGTGTCTCCTTCACACTGGACCAGAAGATAGCCATCGCGCATCAACTCGCCGATATCGGCGTCCACGTGATCGAGGCAGGGTTTCCCGCATCCTCTGTCGATGAGAAGGCGACTGTTCGCACCATAGCATCGGAAAACACCGGTGCGAAGATATGCGGCCTGGCACGTTCCATCCGGAGTGATGTGGACACCGCCATCGACTGCGGCGTCGACATGGTGCATGTCTTCATCCCGACCTCGGAAGTACAGCGCAGGCACACGATCAAAAAGAGTCACGAGGAAGTCCTGGCCATCACCGCTGATATCGTCGGGTATACCCGCGATTATATCGGGGAGGTAATGTTCTCTGCGATGGATGCGACCAGGACCCCGTCGGAGGATTTGATTGAGGTCTACCGTACGGCGGTGGACGCCGGGGCGACCATCATCAACGTCCCGGACACGGTCGGCATCGCAACGCCGACCTCCATGCATGAACTGGTCCGGTTCATTCGCAACAACGTGGACTGCCCCATCGACATCCACTGCCACAACGATTTCGGGATGGCGGTCGCAAACACCGTCACCGCCGCCGAGGCAGGGGCATCACAGGTGCAGGTCACGGTCAACGGCATCGGCGAGCGGGCAGGGAATGCAGACCTCGCCCAGACGGTAATGTCCCTTACGTCCATCTTCGGGATGGAGACGGGCATCGTTACCGAACGACTGGTCGAGACCTCCCGGATGGTCTCGCGGTTCTCGGGGATCGGCATCGCGCCGACACAACCGGTGGTCGGGGACAATGCCTTCTCCCATGAAAGCGGCATCCACTCCCAGGGAGTCCTCTCTGAGGCTTCCACCTTCGAACCGGGCATCATGACCCCCGAGATGGTCGGCCACCGGCGTCGCCTGAAACTGGGCAAGCATGTGGGGCGCCATGCGGTCGGCCAGATGCTCTCCGAGGCGCACATCACCACGTCCCCGGAACAGCTCGACGATATCGTCCTGCGCATCAAGGAGATCTCGGGCAAAGGCCGCAAGGTCACGGAAAACGATCTCTATGAGATTGCAGAGACGGTCATCGGCCAGTCGTCCATCGAGAAGAACATCTTACTGGATGACATCGCCATCCTCACCGGCAACCACGTTCTGGCCACCGCCACCGTCAAGGCGACCGTCGACGGCGCTGAGAGGATCTGCTGCAGGACGGGCAATGGTCCGGTCGACGCTGCGATGAATGCCCTCCTGGGCATCGTACCCAGGGGCATGCAGCTGAAGGAGTACTCCGTCTCCGCCATTTCGGGAGGCAGTGACGCCATCGGCCATGTGACGATAGCAGTCGAGGACGAGAAGGGCAGAATCTACGATGCATCCGCATCGTCGGACAATATCGTGCTCGCATCGGTCGATGCCATGATCAATGCACTCAACCTGGTCTACAGGGCCAGGTAA
- a CDS encoding prefoldin subunit beta yields the protein MNSIPPKVQNQIAMLQQVQQQLSTIMQQKMQYELMGKEAKKAQEELNDIAEDATVYVTIGSVMMQQNRDKVASDITEKIDTFELRIKSLERQEKALQAKLEQLQAQVKAALEGGRAPEAQ from the coding sequence ATGAATTCGATACCACCCAAAGTCCAGAACCAGATTGCAATGCTGCAGCAGGTGCAGCAGCAGCTCTCCACGATTATGCAGCAGAAAATGCAGTACGAATTGATGGGAAAAGAGGCAAAGAAGGCGCAGGAAGAACTGAATGATATTGCTGAGGATGCAACTGTCTACGTGACCATAGGGAGCGTGATGATGCAGCAGAACCGTGACAAGGTCGCCTCGGACATCACCGAGAAGATCGATACATTCGAGCTTCGGATCAAATCGCTTGAACGCCAGGAGAAGGCCCTTCAGGCAAAGCTCGAACAGCTTCAGGCACAGGTGAAGGCGGCCCTCGAGGGCGGCCGTGCACCTGAGGCCCAGTAA
- a CDS encoding KEOPS complex subunit Pcc1 codes for MHEAVFRFMPDRPHLVYQAVLPELEDIGRSRALLTCDVDGGLTLSVSGEDVPALRAALNTYLRLVMIAEEMQEVIFT; via the coding sequence GTGCATGAAGCAGTATTCAGGTTCATGCCGGACCGTCCGCATCTTGTATATCAGGCAGTTCTTCCCGAACTGGAGGATATCGGGCGCTCACGGGCTCTCCTCACGTGCGACGTGGACGGCGGTCTGACCCTGAGCGTTTCCGGGGAAGATGTGCCTGCCCTGCGGGCAGCCCTGAATACGTATCTTCGACTGGTGATGATTGCAGAAGAGATGCAGGAGGTAATATTTACATGA
- a CDS encoding Brix domain-containing protein — MTLVTTSRKPVPELRTFSKDLAFTLEASYKPRGKAGLGVVLEEDTCVLVVYREAGDIIVDVYASGENVAALKFPSFEVKRREGPLSRGIQTGNQTVYNALIKYLDVTLTETGGDVVSFHGPQGRQYVLRNVKCAGA; from the coding sequence ATGACACTGGTTACCACGTCGCGGAAACCTGTTCCCGAATTGCGAACCTTTTCTAAAGACCTTGCATTTACTCTGGAGGCGTCCTACAAGCCGCGGGGAAAGGCAGGCCTTGGCGTTGTCCTTGAAGAAGATACATGCGTTCTTGTCGTGTACCGCGAGGCTGGGGACATCATCGTTGACGTCTATGCATCCGGCGAGAATGTGGCTGCGCTGAAGTTTCCGTCATTTGAAGTGAAACGGCGTGAAGGGCCGCTCTCCCGGGGGATTCAGACGGGCAACCAAACGGTTTATAATGCACTGATAAAATATCTTGATGTTACTCTTACCGAAACCGGCGGAGACGTTGTTTCGTTTCACGGCCCCCAGGGGAGGCAGTATGTCCTCAGAAACGTCAAATGTGCAGGTGCATGA
- a CDS encoding DNA-directed RNA polymerase subunit P produces MAGYKCARCKQKVEIDVNVRCPYCGHRILFKERGAGIKHLKAR; encoded by the coding sequence TTGGCAGGATATAAATGTGCACGGTGCAAGCAGAAAGTCGAGATCGACGTGAATGTCCGCTGTCCCTATTGCGGGCACCGTATACTTTTTAAGGAACGCGGAGCAGGAATCAAGCACCTGAAGGCCAGATGA
- a CDS encoding 50S ribosomal protein L37ae — MAKKGRQRAKGRITGSAGRFGPRYGRFIRKRVNEVEKVSRAKHVCPRCDTQAVSRQGTGIWECRKCGFKFAGGAYVPQTPNLKVALRTIERSLVKES; from the coding sequence ATGGCAAAGAAAGGAAGACAGAGAGCGAAAGGCCGTATCACCGGGAGTGCCGGCAGGTTTGGTCCCCGCTACGGCCGATTCATCAGAAAGCGTGTCAACGAGGTTGAGAAGGTATCCCGCGCAAAGCATGTCTGTCCGCGCTGTGATACGCAGGCAGTCTCGCGCCAGGGTACCGGAATATGGGAATGCCGCAAATGCGGATTTAAATTTGCAGGCGGTGCCTACGTGCCGCAGACCCCGAACCTCAAGGTCGCACTGCGCACCATTGAGCGTTCTCTTGTAAAGGAGTCGTGA